One part of the Glycine soja cultivar W05 chromosome 11, ASM419377v2, whole genome shotgun sequence genome encodes these proteins:
- the LOC114376458 gene encoding linoleate 9S-lipoxygenase-4, whose translation MFPFGQKGQKIKGTMVVMQKNVLDINSITSVGGIVDQGLGFIGSAVDALTFAATKISIQLISATKADGGKGKIGKSTNLRGKITLPTLGAGEQAYDVNFEWDSDFGIPGAFYIKNFMQNEFYLKSLILEDIPNHGTIHFVCNSWVYNSKNYKTDRIFFANNTYLPSETPAPLLKYREEELKNVRGDGTGERKEWDRIYDYDVYNDLGNPDSGDKYARPVLGGSALPYPRRGRTGRGKTRKDPNSEKPSDFVYLPRDEAFGHLKSSDFLAYGIKSVSQDVLPVLTDAFDGNILSLEFDNFAEVRKLYEGGVTLPTNFLSKIAPIPVIKEIFRTDGEQFLKYPPPKVMQVDKSAWMTDEEFARETIAGLNPNVIKIIEEFPLSSKLDTQAYGDHTCIIAKEHLEPNLGGLTVEQAIQNKKLFILDHHDYLIPYLRKINANTTKTYATRTIFFLKDDGTLTPLAIELSKPHPQGEEYGPVSEVYVPASEGVEAYIWLLAKAYVVVNDACYHQIISHWLSTHAIVEPFVIATNRQLSVVHPIYKLLFPHYRDTMNINSLARKALVNADGIIEKTFLWGRYSMEMSAVIYKDWVFTDQALPNDLVKRGVAVKDPSAPHGVRLLIEDYPYASDGLEIWDAIKSWVQEYVSFYYKSDEELQKDPELQAWWKELVEVGHGDLKDKPWWQKMQTREELVEASAILIWIASALHAAVNFGQYPYGGLILNRPTISRRFMPEKGSPEYDALAKNPEKEFLKTITGKKETLIDLTVIEILSRHASDEFYLGQRDGGDYWTSDAGPLEAFKRFGKKLEEIEKKLIEKNKDETLRNRYGPAKMPYTLLYPSSEEGLTFRGIPNSISI comes from the exons ATGTTTCCTTTCGGGCAAAAGGGTCAAAAGATAAAGGGGACTATGGTGGTTATGCAGAAGAATGTGTTGGATATCAACAGCATCACCAGTGTTGGAGGGATCGTTGACCAAGGCTTAGGCTTCATAGGCAGTGCAGTCGATGCACTTACTTTTGCAGCCACCAAAATCTCCATCCAGTTGATTAGTGCTACCAAGGCTGATG GTGGGAAAGGAAAAATTGGAAAGAGTACAAATTTAAGAGGAAAGATAACATTACCAACCTTGGGAGCTGGCGAACAAGCATACGATGTTAATTTTGAATGGGACAGTGACTTCGGAATTCCCGGTGCATTTTATATTAAGAACTTCATGCAAAATGAGTTCTACCTCAAGTCTCTAATTCTCGAAGACATTCCAAACCACGGAACCATTCACTTCGTATGCAACTCCTGGGTTTACAATTCAAAAAACTACAAGACTGATCGCATTTTCTTTGCCAACAAT ACATATCTTCCAAGCGAGACACCAGCTCCACTTTTGAAGTACAGAGAAGAAGAATTGAAGAATGTAAGAGGGGATGGAACTGGAGAGCGCAAGGAATGGGATAGGATCTATGATTATGATGTCTACAATGACTTGGGCAACCCGGATAGCGGTGATAAATATGCACGCCCCGTTCTTGGTGGTTCAGCATTACCTTACCCTCGCAGAGGAAGAACCggaagaggaaaaactagaaaag ATCCCAACAGTGAGAAGCCGAGCGATTTTGTTTACCTTCCAAGAGATGAAGCATTTGGTCACTTGAAGTCATCAGATTTTCTCGCTTATGGAATCAAATCTGTATCCCAAGATGTCTTGCCTGTCTTGACTGATGCATTCGATGGAAATATTTTGAGCCTTGAGTTTGATAATTTTGCTGAAGTGCGCAAACTCTATGAAGGTGGAGTTACACTACCTACAAACTTTCTTAGCAAGATCGCCCCTATACCAGTGATCAAGGAAATTTTTCGAACTGATGGCGAACAGTTCCTCAAGTATCCACCACCTAAAGTGATGCAGG TGGATAAGTCTGCATGGATGACTGATGAAGAATTTGCAAGAGAAACGATTGCTGGTTTAAATCCAAATGTCATTAAGATTATAGAG GAGTTCCCACTAAGTAGCAAGCTAGATACTCAAGCCTATGGTGATCATACCTGTATAATAGCAAAAGAACATTTGGAGCCTAACTTAGGTGGGCTCACTGTTGAGCAG GCTATCCAAAACAAGAAGTTGTTCATCTTAGATCACCATGACTATCTCATTccttatttgaggaaaataaatgcaaatacCACAAAGACTTATGCTACAAGAACCATATTTTTCTTGAAAGATGATGGAACTTTGACACCATTGGCCATTGAGTTAAGTAAGCCACATCCTCAGGGTGAAGAATATGGTCCTGTTAGCGAAGTCTACGTGCCTGCCAGCGAAGGAGTGGAAGCTTATATTTGGTTACTGGCAAAGGCTTATGTTGTTGTGAATGATGCATGCTACCATCAAATCATTAGCCATTG GCTAAGCACTCATGCAATTGTTGAGCCATTTGTCATAGCAACAAACAGGCAACTGAGTGTGGTTCACCCTATTTACAAACTTCTGTTTCCTCACTACCGTGACACCATGAATATTAATTCACTTGCCCGGAAAGCCCTGGTCAATGCAGATGGTATTATAGAGAAAACATTCTTGTGGGGTAGGTACTCTATGGAAATGTCCGCTGTCATTTACAAGGACTGGGTTTTCACTGATCAAGCATTACCTAATGATCTTGTAAAGAG AGGAGTTGCTGTTAAGGACCCATCTGCTCCCCATGGAGTTCGTCTTTTGATTGAGGACTATCCTTATGCTTCTGATGGGCTAGAGATATGGGATGCCATCAAGTCCTGGGTGCAAGAATATGTCTCATTCTACTACAAGTCAGATGAGGAACTCCAAAAAGACCCTGAACTCCAAGCTTGGTGGAAAGAACTTGTAGAGGTGGGTCATGGTGATTTGAAAGATAAGCCATGGTGGCAAAAGATGCAAACTCGTGAAGAGTTGGTTGAAGCTTCCGCTATCCTCATATGGATTGCTTCAGCCCTTCATGCTGCTGTTAACTTTGGACAGTATCCATATGGAGGTTTAATCCTAAACAGGCCAACTATTAGCAGGAGATTCATGCCTGAAAAGGGGTCTCCTGAATATGATGCGTTGGCTAAGAACCCTGAGAAGGAGTTTTTGAAGACTATTACTGGCAAGAAGGAGACCCTCATTGACCTTACAGTTATAGAAATCTTGTCAAGGCACGCATCTGATGAGTTCTACCTTGGGCAGAGAGATGGTGGTGACTACTGGACTTCTGATGCCGGTCCATTAGAGGCATTTAAGAGGTTTGGAAAGAAGCTTGAAGAGATTGAAAAGAAGCTTATAGAGAAGAACAAAGATGAGACATTGAGAAACCGCTATGGGCCAGCTAAAATGCCTTACACTCTGCTCTATCCTTCTAGTGAGGAGGGATTGACTTTCAGAGGAATTCCCAACAGTATCTCTATCTAA